A window from Frischella perrara encodes these proteins:
- a CDS encoding MarC family NAAT transporter: MLELIQVVGFGLLMFIPLTNPLTTVALLLGLSGDMTNDERNHQSKLTCIYVFIIMVVSFYCGQIVMNTFGISIPGLRIAGGLIVAFIGFRMLFPQQPVHKTPEADAKKKEPSNNIAFVPLAMPSTAGPGTIAMIISMASTVQNDGYDVSTWVIYTASILVPLILCLILWFCMRSAGSIMRLIGKSGIEATSRIMGFLLVCMGTQFVINGILELIHSYTQS, from the coding sequence ATGCTTGAATTAATACAAGTTGTCGGATTTGGGTTATTAATGTTCATACCGTTAACTAATCCCCTAACAACTGTCGCACTTTTACTCGGTTTATCAGGTGATATGACTAATGATGAACGTAATCATCAGTCTAAATTAACTTGTATTTATGTCTTTATCATTATGGTTGTGTCCTTTTATTGTGGACAAATCGTAATGAATACCTTTGGTATTTCAATTCCTGGTTTAAGAATCGCAGGGGGATTAATTGTTGCCTTCATTGGTTTCCGTATGTTATTCCCGCAACAACCCGTTCATAAGACACCTGAAGCAGATGCGAAAAAGAAAGAGCCTTCTAATAATATCGCATTTGTACCGTTAGCTATGCCTAGCACAGCCGGTCCGGGTACGATAGCTATGATAATTAGTATGGCATCTACCGTACAAAATGATGGCTATGATGTATCAACATGGGTAATTTATACCGCATCAATTTTAGTTCCTTTAATCCTTTGCCTCATTCTTTGGTTCTGCATGCGAAGTGCAGGTAGCATCATGCGATTAATTGGAAAAAGTGGCATTGAAGCTACATCCCGTATTATGGGATTTTTATTAGTATGTATGGGAACTCAATTTGTAATTAATGGTATCTTAGAACTCATTCATTCTTATACACAAAGTTAA
- a CDS encoding thiamine diphosphokinase: MYKSALLFVNGEPPRQFPEQLDKYDVIACTDGAYSNYLNRTPIIPQFIIGDLDSISEQESNPQIQIIHTPDQNRTDFEKALIYLANLGIKQFDIYGATGRASDHFLGNLSVALRYYRDLDLTFYDNYCRFFFVIPPLTIDNVKDKIISFIPLTRVDKINVTGVEYPLINADLTLNGLVSLRNKANQDLITINFSHGDLVVFIAL; encoded by the coding sequence ATGTATAAATCAGCATTACTCTTTGTAAATGGAGAGCCACCAAGGCAATTTCCTGAACAGTTAGATAAATATGACGTTATTGCCTGTACCGATGGTGCATATAGCAATTATTTAAATCGTACACCTATCATCCCTCAATTTATCATTGGCGATCTTGATAGCATATCCGAGCAAGAAAGTAATCCTCAGATCCAGATTATTCATACCCCTGATCAGAACAGAACTGATTTTGAAAAAGCGCTAATATATTTAGCTAATTTAGGTATTAAACAATTTGATATTTATGGTGCGACAGGGCGTGCTAGTGATCATTTTCTTGGTAATTTATCAGTTGCGCTACGCTATTATCGGGACCTAGATTTAACATTTTATGATAATTATTGTCGATTCTTTTTTGTTATTCCTCCATTAACGATAGACAATGTAAAAGATAAAATAATATCTTTTATTCCGTTAACACGTGTTGATAAAATTAATGTTACTGGCGTTGAATATCCTTTAATAAATGCAGACCTTACCTTAAATGGACTTGTTAGTTTACGAAATAAAGCAAACCAAGATCTCATAACGATTAATTTCTCACATGGTGATTTGGTCGTTTTCATTGCACTTTAA
- the rimI gene encoding ribosomal protein S18-alanine N-acetyltransferase codes for MKTISDLTNADLPIAFQLEKCCHLFPWSENTFYSNQGERYLNKKIIVDDQLVGFLICQTVVDEASLFNIAIHPDYRKQGLAKLLLKQLITELDAKQVKMLWLEVRESNTAAIALYQQLGFNEISVRKNYYPTKHGKEDAIIMAYTIAF; via the coding sequence ATGAAAACTATTTCAGATCTTACTAATGCTGATTTACCTATCGCATTTCAACTTGAAAAATGCTGCCATTTATTTCCTTGGAGTGAAAATACCTTTTATTCAAATCAGGGAGAACGTTATTTAAATAAGAAAATAATCGTTGATGACCAGTTAGTTGGTTTTCTTATATGCCAAACTGTGGTCGATGAAGCTTCATTATTCAATATTGCTATTCATCCCGATTATCGTAAACAAGGTTTAGCTAAATTATTACTTAAACAATTAATCACTGAACTTGATGCAAAACAAGTTAAAATGTTATGGTTAGAAGTCAGAGAATCTAACACTGCAGCAATTGCGCTTTATCAACAATTAGGGTTTAATGAAATTAGCGTTAGAAAAAACTATTATCCGACTAAACATGGTAAAGAAGACGCCATAATTATGGCTTACACCATTGCATTTTAA
- a CDS encoding DNA polymerase III subunit psi has translation MNRQDWYLNKLGISQYVLRKPNVIQGEAKVEITDNIKLIVISEHYPKEKIFQDILKAIHVTLDDCLILKPAQLLITADKIYSVIWFLDQPIPENWSEQDISSKPIIMTNSLAELASSPQQKRQLWQTLCQYENYFRSY, from the coding sequence ATGAACAGACAAGATTGGTATTTAAATAAACTTGGAATTTCTCAATATGTTTTACGAAAACCGAATGTAATTCAAGGTGAAGCTAAAGTTGAAATAACCGATAATATTAAGCTCATTGTTATTAGCGAGCATTATCCGAAAGAAAAAATATTTCAGGATATTTTGAAAGCTATTCATGTGACATTAGATGATTGTCTCATATTGAAGCCTGCTCAATTATTAATAACGGCTGATAAGATATATTCTGTAATTTGGTTTCTTGATCAGCCCATACCAGAAAATTGGTCTGAACAAGATATTAGTAGTAAACCGATTATAATGACTAATTCCCTTGCAGAATTAGCCTCATCTCCTCAACAAAAGCGCCAATTATGGCAAACACTTTGTCAATATGAAAACTATTTCAGATCTTACTAA
- the rsmC gene encoding 16S rRNA (guanine(1207)-N(2))-methyltransferase RsmC yields MSAYIPASQVLQRHESLFTDKSILVSGDIHDDYALQINSRHTNIHCTLYHVYLKLSARNRDCQIEFGVFPSDACYEDVDTLIYYWPKNKTEAQFQLSFLLNHLPKNADIFIVGENRSGVKSVETLLSDFGSIQKIDSARRCGLYHYQAENRLAFDFSEWWYQYHLQLDNIDLTINSLPGVFSQKTLDIGSELLINALAEHSDIVKGRVLDVGCGCGVLSTFAYKLNSHIQLVCSDVNAMALSATKQTLSANQINADVVASDVFSNLEGRFDLIISNPPFHDGKETDYNAVDALIHQSKQYLSQNGKLCLVANSFLPYHRLLVENFKQVSVIAQTSRFKVYLVE; encoded by the coding sequence ATGTCGGCCTATATTCCCGCCAGTCAAGTTTTACAACGTCATGAATCGTTATTTACCGATAAGTCTATTCTAGTATCAGGTGATATCCATGATGATTATGCATTACAAATTAATTCTCGACATACAAATATACATTGTACGTTATATCATGTTTATTTGAAGCTTAGTGCGCGCAATCGTGATTGCCAAATTGAATTCGGTGTATTTCCATCTGATGCATGTTATGAGGATGTCGATACATTAATCTATTATTGGCCAAAAAATAAAACAGAAGCCCAATTTCAACTTTCTTTTCTTTTGAATCACTTACCTAAAAATGCTGATATATTTATTGTTGGTGAAAATCGTAGTGGCGTTAAAAGTGTTGAAACATTATTAAGTGATTTCGGTTCGATTCAAAAAATCGATAGTGCTAGACGTTGTGGGTTATATCATTATCAAGCAGAAAATCGTTTAGCATTCGATTTTTCTGAGTGGTGGTATCAATATCATTTACAATTGGACAATATTGATTTGACAATAAATAGTTTGCCTGGTGTGTTTAGTCAGAAAACGCTGGATATTGGCAGTGAATTATTAATCAATGCATTAGCAGAACATTCTGATATAGTAAAAGGAAGGGTATTAGATGTTGGCTGTGGATGCGGTGTATTATCTACTTTTGCTTATAAACTCAATTCGCATATTCAATTAGTATGCTCCGATGTTAATGCGATGGCATTATCTGCCACTAAACAGACTTTATCTGCAAATCAAATAAATGCTGATGTTGTTGCGAGTGATGTTTTTTCAAATTTAGAAGGTCGGTTTGATCTCATCATATCTAATCCACCATTTCATGATGGGAAAGAGACGGATTATAATGCCGTTGATGCTCTAATCCATCAGAGTAAACAATACCTTAGTCAAAATGGTAAACTTTGTTTAGTTGCTAATAGTTTTTTACCTTATCATCGGTTATTAGTAGAGAATTTTAAACAGGTATCCGTTATAGCTCAAACCAGTAGATTTAAAGTTTACTTAGTAGAATAG
- the mgtA gene encoding magnesium-translocating P-type ATPase, producing the protein MKQTTKEKKFNTHIKAVTEAKNSLEETLANYQADLSGLTEHEAKQRIEQYGKNEVARERVPSAFIQLLLAFNNPFIFVLLALAAVSFVTDYWLPLQNGEPTDITGITIIIVMVSLSGLLRFWQEFRSNKAAEALKSMIKTTATVLRRQTKTATAQTIEVPLDQLVPGDIIYLSAGDMMPADIRLIESRDLFVSQAVLTGESIPIEKYDTLGSVSQKGSEETPAEINASNILDINHIGFMGTNIISGTAKGIVIATGADTYFGSLAKSIIGTRSQTAFDKGVNSVSWLLIRFMLVMVPIVLLINGLTKGDWLDAGLFALAVAVGLTPEMLPMIVSANLAKGAVGMAKRKVVVKRLNAIQNFGAMDILCTDKTGTLTQDRIILEQHLDIHGQLDPAVLQLAWLNSYYQSGMKNLMDKAIIRFAEEKTKPKKLGEGKYTKIDELPFDFSRRRLSVVMQNDDNQHIMICKGAVEEMLSIATHVYEQGEELPLTEERKEKLINLAYQYNQDGFRVLAVGFKIIATQDTKTQYSVADENALVIRGFLTFLDPPKDSASEAINALREHGVAVKVLTGDNDIITTKICREVGIEAGKPLLGIEIEQMSDDQLKPLIEERTIFAKLTPLQKSRIIRLLQDNGHTVGFLGDGINDAPALRDSDVGISVDTATDIAKESADIILLEKSLMVLEEGVVRGRETFGNIMKYLNMTASSNFGNVFSVLVASAFLPFLPMLAIHLLIQNLLYDISQLSLPWDKMDDEFLQKPRKWDASNIRRFMIWIGPTSSIFDITTYAIMWFVFSANNVDMQSLFHSGWFIEGLLSQTLVVHMLRTQKIPFIQSTAAFPVIVMTILIMVVGIYIPFSPFGSMIGLEPLPWSYFPWLAGILISYCILTQLVKTFYIKRFGQWF; encoded by the coding sequence ATGAAACAAACAACTAAAGAGAAAAAATTTAATACTCATATCAAGGCTGTAACTGAAGCTAAAAATTCTTTAGAAGAGACATTAGCCAATTATCAGGCTGATTTATCTGGATTGACAGAACATGAAGCCAAACAACGAATTGAGCAATATGGAAAGAATGAAGTTGCAAGAGAGCGTGTACCCTCTGCATTTATTCAATTATTATTAGCTTTTAATAATCCTTTTATTTTTGTGTTATTAGCACTCGCCGCAGTAAGCTTTGTCACTGATTATTGGTTGCCTTTACAAAATGGTGAGCCGACCGATATTACCGGTATTACTATTATAATTGTAATGGTTTCGCTAAGTGGTTTATTACGATTTTGGCAGGAATTCCGTTCTAATAAAGCAGCGGAAGCTCTAAAGTCAATGATAAAAACAACTGCTACAGTTTTACGTCGTCAAACTAAAACTGCTACAGCGCAGACAATTGAGGTACCGCTTGATCAACTTGTACCTGGCGACATTATTTATCTTTCCGCTGGAGATATGATGCCAGCTGATATTCGCCTAATTGAGTCACGAGATTTATTTGTTAGCCAAGCTGTTTTAACTGGTGAGTCTATTCCCATTGAAAAATATGATACATTGGGTTCGGTGTCACAAAAGGGTAGTGAAGAGACACCTGCTGAAATTAATGCCAGTAATATATTAGACATTAACCATATTGGATTTATGGGTACTAATATCATCAGTGGTACAGCAAAAGGGATAGTTATAGCAACAGGCGCTGATACCTATTTTGGGTCGTTAGCAAAATCAATAATAGGTACTCGTTCGCAAACAGCTTTCGACAAAGGAGTTAATAGTGTTAGCTGGTTATTGATTCGCTTTATGTTAGTCATGGTACCTATTGTATTATTAATTAATGGGTTAACAAAAGGTGATTGGCTTGATGCTGGCTTATTTGCCCTAGCAGTTGCTGTTGGGCTTACACCAGAAATGTTACCAATGATAGTGAGTGCAAATCTGGCTAAAGGCGCAGTTGGAATGGCAAAACGTAAAGTTGTTGTAAAACGTTTGAATGCGATTCAGAATTTTGGCGCAATGGATATCTTATGTACTGATAAAACGGGTACGTTAACGCAAGATCGAATCATTTTAGAGCAGCATTTAGATATTCATGGTCAACTTGATCCGGCAGTATTACAACTTGCATGGTTAAATAGCTATTACCAAAGTGGTATGAAAAACCTAATGGATAAAGCGATTATTCGATTTGCCGAAGAAAAAACTAAGCCTAAAAAATTAGGTGAGGGTAAATATACTAAAATCGATGAGTTACCTTTCGATTTTAGTCGACGTCGTTTATCTGTTGTAATGCAAAATGATGATAATCAACATATTATGATCTGTAAAGGTGCTGTTGAAGAGATGTTATCAATTGCAACGCATGTGTATGAACAAGGTGAAGAATTACCATTAACCGAAGAAAGAAAAGAAAAATTAATTAATCTTGCATATCAGTATAATCAAGATGGGTTTAGAGTCTTAGCGGTTGGATTTAAAATTATCGCGACTCAAGATACAAAAACACAATATAGTGTTGCCGATGAAAATGCGCTTGTTATTCGCGGTTTCCTCACATTTTTGGATCCTCCGAAAGATAGTGCAAGTGAGGCAATTAATGCTTTACGTGAACATGGCGTAGCTGTGAAGGTATTAACGGGTGATAATGATATCATAACCACTAAAATATGTCGTGAAGTAGGGATTGAAGCAGGTAAGCCTTTACTTGGGATTGAAATCGAGCAAATGAGTGACGATCAATTAAAACCATTAATTGAAGAGAGAACGATTTTTGCTAAATTAACACCACTCCAAAAATCAAGAATTATTCGATTATTACAAGATAATGGTCATACCGTAGGTTTCTTAGGCGATGGTATAAATGATGCACCAGCCTTACGTGATTCTGATGTGGGTATATCAGTCGATACTGCGACAGATATAGCTAAAGAGTCGGCAGATATTATTTTATTAGAAAAAAGTCTAATGGTATTAGAAGAAGGTGTGGTCAGAGGACGAGAAACCTTTGGTAATATCATGAAATATCTTAATATGACAGCAAGTTCTAATTTTGGTAATGTTTTCTCTGTATTAGTGGCAAGTGCATTTTTGCCATTCTTACCAATGTTAGCGATTCATTTGTTAATTCAAAATTTACTTTATGATATTTCTCAATTGTCTCTCCCATGGGATAAAATGGATGATGAGTTTCTACAAAAGCCAAGAAAATGGGATGCTTCGAACATTAGACGTTTCATGATTTGGATTGGTCCAACTTCATCCATTTTTGATATTACAACGTATGCAATAATGTGGTTTGTTTTTAGTGCGAATAATGTTGATATGCAATCATTATTTCACTCAGGATGGTTTATTGAAGGTTTATTATCACAGACATTAGTAGTGCATATGTTACGAACTCAGAAGATACCATTCATTCAAAGTACAGCTGCATTTCCTGTAATCGTTATGACTATATTAATTATGGTTGTGGGTATCTATATTCCATTTTCTCCATTTGGTAGTATGATTGGTCTAGAACCTTTACCTTGGTCATATTTCCCTTGGCTTGCTGGAATATTAATAAGCTATTGTATACTTACACAATTAGTTAAAACATTCTATATTAAACGATTTGGGCAATGGTTCTAA
- a CDS encoding helix-turn-helix domain-containing protein has product MKQNYSTFAQRLRHIIGNDSLLSFSKKCQLSESAIRKYIRGESEPTLQNLLTIADIGNVSVAWLATGNDPFLSNLTALPIDTKNIVKAIPEIEFNTLLNLKFHENTERLSKEQIITEWAFSRDWLFRCGLTAENLAIVQIPYNNMDPTIKNGDVAIIKLNIDKMTYVLAGVYIILLNNKLLLKRIQYDPVEDGYHLINDNTTFKNHLIKQDSLTTPFQVIAKVEHILTNVF; this is encoded by the coding sequence ATGAAACAAAATTATTCGACGTTTGCTCAGCGTTTAAGACATATTATTGGAAATGATTCGTTACTTAGCTTTTCTAAGAAATGTCAACTCTCAGAAAGTGCAATTAGAAAATACATTAGAGGAGAGTCAGAGCCAACCTTACAAAATTTGTTAACTATTGCAGATATAGGAAATGTATCCGTTGCTTGGCTAGCTACCGGTAATGATCCCTTTTTATCTAATTTGACAGCCTTACCTATAGACACAAAGAATATCGTTAAAGCGATTCCTGAAATTGAATTTAATACACTGTTGAATTTAAAATTTCACGAAAATACAGAGCGCTTGAGTAAAGAACAAATTATTACAGAATGGGCATTTAGCCGCGATTGGTTATTTCGATGTGGACTAACAGCAGAAAATTTAGCAATAGTACAAATTCCATATAACAATATGGATCCGACTATAAAAAACGGCGATGTTGCTATTATTAAGTTAAACATAGACAAAATGACATACGTTTTAGCTGGTGTTTATATTATATTACTCAACAACAAATTATTACTGAAACGAATACAATATGATCCTGTTGAAGATGGCTATCATCTAATAAATGATAATACAACATTTAAGAATCATTTAATCAAACAAGACAGTTTAACTACCCCATTTCAAGTAATTGCAAAAGTTGAACATATTTTAACGAATGTATTTTAA
- a CDS encoding 3-hydroxybutyrate oligomer hydrolase family protein — protein MLKPILFTCINVLLFLAMNNQIVFAKSLSFLKSKEEINIISKPAWLEIKNVNFYDAESDDLITAGNGFTKLSHSKEINKFVNVQHPTILELRRAKFNRFINKKTGEGSLFGFKEDQLTPLFDGKIPGTEVQAYLNDNSIRVALLLQVPLDFDPNKPCIIAIPTIDSQGIYNATDMQIRGLWGLKHNCAVVYNDKGLGNALYDLNKQQGYLIDGSVAKRAIPEKPLIFSNSETLPPNLVTNRYAVKQLHSQQNPEQKWGQYVLNSLEFAFYYLNTMYSKNDQVIFDKENTIVLVYGATDGAGAALKAGEIDNNGMIDGIVAVNPQIQITSNQQIPLYIQRGESPEEPLKTKLLIDYTSYGALYMPCAVLAIKNSELKQSIPYIDRYFFSQNRCEALKNAKLLDSITVEEQANEALEKLYAYGWSPQMINQLPFYYFTQSINLPYKYISQYGRYNVKEHLCHLSVASINQEILYNMGNVAPLSKTNFALLWADNTGSLPIRTQDNIIAVDLVNDDDPKGPHQEFYSRSKNSANIDYNLAGAICLREKIVEDRVLNGQKQVFATGNLHSIKTIIVHGQLNIKHLPDYTSRSYAALNSYVEGHSSNLHYMEVENSSYLDSLVPFDNTLLSINYYGNSAMDWLWSNITKQTSLPDSQIIRTSVLGRSSEKDSKMTKFILTPIAQSAKRENRIYLQDGVIRLPR, from the coding sequence ATGTTAAAACCAATTCTTTTCACCTGTATCAATGTATTGTTATTTTTAGCAATGAATAACCAAATTGTTTTTGCTAAATCATTATCATTTTTGAAAAGTAAAGAAGAAATTAACATTATTTCCAAACCGGCTTGGTTGGAGATAAAAAATGTTAATTTTTATGATGCGGAGAGTGATGATCTCATTACGGCAGGAAATGGTTTTACAAAATTATCTCATTCAAAAGAGATAAATAAATTCGTTAATGTACAACATCCTACAATTCTCGAACTTAGAAGGGCAAAATTCAATCGTTTTATTAATAAAAAAACGGGAGAAGGATCGTTGTTTGGTTTCAAAGAAGATCAACTGACCCCATTATTTGATGGAAAAATACCCGGAACTGAAGTACAAGCTTATTTGAATGATAATAGTATAAGAGTGGCGTTATTATTACAAGTTCCTTTAGATTTTGATCCAAATAAACCTTGTATTATTGCTATACCAACTATTGATTCGCAAGGCATCTATAATGCGACAGATATGCAAATTAGGGGGCTATGGGGGTTAAAACATAACTGTGCCGTCGTTTATAACGATAAAGGATTAGGTAACGCATTATATGATTTAAATAAACAACAGGGATATTTAATTGATGGCAGTGTTGCAAAACGAGCGATTCCGGAGAAACCATTAATTTTTTCAAATTCTGAAACATTACCACCTAATTTAGTAACAAATCGTTATGCTGTGAAACAATTACATTCTCAACAAAATCCTGAACAAAAATGGGGTCAATACGTTCTTAATTCTTTAGAGTTTGCTTTTTATTATCTCAATACGATGTATTCAAAAAATGATCAAGTCATTTTTGATAAAGAGAACACAATTGTTTTGGTTTACGGTGCGACAGATGGGGCAGGGGCAGCCTTAAAAGCAGGGGAAATTGATAATAATGGTATGATTGATGGCATTGTTGCAGTCAACCCACAAATTCAGATTACAAGCAATCAACAAATACCACTGTATATTCAACGTGGAGAATCACCTGAAGAGCCATTAAAAACAAAATTATTAATTGATTATACTAGTTATGGCGCGCTTTATATGCCCTGTGCAGTTTTAGCGATTAAAAATAGTGAATTAAAGCAATCAATACCTTATATTGATAGATATTTCTTTTCTCAGAATCGTTGTGAAGCGCTTAAAAATGCAAAATTGTTAGATTCAATAACTGTTGAAGAGCAAGCGAATGAAGCGCTTGAAAAATTGTATGCGTATGGTTGGTCACCACAAATGATTAACCAGTTACCTTTTTATTATTTTACCCAATCAATTAATTTGCCATACAAATATATTAGCCAATATGGACGCTATAATGTAAAAGAACATTTATGCCATTTATCTGTAGCGTCAATCAATCAAGAAATATTATATAATATGGGTAATGTTGCACCTTTAAGTAAAACTAATTTCGCGCTTTTATGGGCTGACAATACGGGTTCTTTACCGATAAGAACACAAGATAATATTATTGCTGTTGATTTGGTCAATGACGATGATCCAAAAGGTCCTCATCAAGAGTTTTATTCACGTTCTAAAAATAGCGCTAATATTGATTATAACCTAGCAGGTGCAATTTGTTTAAGAGAAAAAATAGTTGAAGATCGCGTATTAAATGGTCAGAAACAAGTATTCGCAACGGGTAATTTGCATAGTATTAAGACTATCATAGTACACGGTCAATTAAACATTAAACACTTACCTGATTACACATCTAGGAGTTATGCTGCACTAAATAGCTACGTTGAAGGACATTCCAGTAATTTACACTATATGGAAGTCGAAAATAGTAGTTATCTAGATAGTTTAGTGCCTTTTGATAATACGCTATTATCCATTAATTATTATGGTAATTCGGCTATGGATTGGTTATGGAGTAATATAACCAAACAAACCAGCCTACCCGATAGTCAAATTATCCGGACTTCTGTTCTTGGGCGCAGTAGTGAAAAAGACTCAAAAATGACAAAATTTATCTTAACACCAATAGCACAGTCCGCTAAACGTGAAAATCGAATTTATCTCCAAGATGGCGTAATTCGACTACCTAGATAA
- a CDS encoding cold shock domain-containing protein — MSKKTGQVKWFNESKGFGFITPADGSKDVFVHFSSIAGEGFKTLAEGQKVEFSIQDSPRGPAAAEVVVI; from the coding sequence ATGAGTAAGAAAACAGGGCAAGTAAAGTGGTTTAACGAAAGCAAAGGTTTCGGTTTCATCACTCCAGCCGATGGTAGTAAAGATGTATTCGTTCACTTTTCTTCTATTGCAGGTGAAGGATTTAAAACTTTAGCTGAAGGACAAAAAGTTGAATTCTCCATTCAGGATAGTCCGCGTGGACCAGCAGCAGCTGAAGTTGTTGTAATATAA
- a CDS encoding carboxylate/amino acid/amine transporter, whose product MIYLFIVTAIWSFSFSLIGVYLSGQVDSWFAVVSRICLALLVFIPFLRFRFFTLKQIILLAGVGAFQLGIMYVFYYKAFAYLTVPELLLFTIFTPIYVTLIYDLLCKNKIKITYLLTTLLAVIGAAIIRYDQITANFIIGFLMIQASSIVFAIGQVGYKRIMELYNLPQHYSFTWVYVGAAIISIIGWIIFGDKSRLPTTETQWAIIIWLGIVASGLGYFLWNYGATKVDSGTLAIMNNVVIPVGIIVNVVLWGQQIDWVRFLLGSGVIILSLVIHQKWCVTKK is encoded by the coding sequence ATGATATATCTATTTATTGTGACTGCAATTTGGTCATTTTCGTTCAGTTTGATTGGTGTTTATTTAAGTGGGCAAGTAGATAGTTGGTTTGCCGTTGTTAGCAGAATATGTTTAGCTTTACTTGTTTTTATCCCGTTTTTACGTTTTAGGTTTTTTACTCTTAAGCAAATTATATTATTGGCTGGTGTAGGGGCTTTTCAACTTGGAATTATGTATGTATTTTATTACAAAGCCTTTGCTTATTTAACCGTTCCAGAATTACTTTTGTTCACAATCTTTACCCCAATTTATGTCACATTAATCTATGATTTATTATGTAAAAATAAAATTAAAATCACTTACTTACTGACTACGCTATTAGCTGTTATTGGTGCAGCAATAATCCGTTACGATCAAATCACAGCTAACTTTATTATCGGCTTTTTAATGATTCAAGCCTCTAGCATTGTTTTTGCCATTGGGCAAGTCGGCTATAAAAGAATTATGGAACTCTATAATTTGCCACAACATTATTCATTTACATGGGTTTATGTAGGTGCAGCAATAATTTCAATTATTGGTTGGATAATATTTGGAGATAAAAGCCGTTTACCCACAACAGAAACACAATGGGCAATTATAATTTGGTTAGGAATCGTAGCTTCAGGACTGGGTTACTTTTTGTGGAATTATGGTGCAACAAAAGTTGATTCAGGTACATTAGCCATTATGAATAATGTGGTTATTCCTGTTGGGATTATTGTTAATGTAGTACTATGGGGACAACAAATTGATTGGGTTCGTTTTTTACTTGGGAGTGGAGTGATTATATTGTCTTTAGTCATTCATCAGAAATGGTGTGTAACAAAGAAATAA